The Dendropsophus ebraccatus isolate aDenEbr1 chromosome 10, aDenEbr1.pat, whole genome shotgun sequence genome has a segment encoding these proteins:
- the C1GALT1C1 gene encoding C1GALT1-specific chaperone 1: protein MISEGGSFMRGMLIGGAFCLVITLLGHIKLGHESSAPHEHHHIQAPNKEDVLKLSDTERMELSQSMRVYCIILVKPKDLSLWAAVRTTWSKHCDQADYYSSEQVKVFESISVDSSDMWIMMRKAIQIAYEEHKENYNWFFIAQPSTFAIIENLKYFLLKKNPSEPFYIGHTVKDGDLDYADLAGGIVLSIGSVSRLISIMNEPDKCPETGGIIWKVPGDKQLAMCLKYKGVVAENAEDSEGKNVFNTKSVGTLIKEAMANDPQKVVEGCCSDMAITFSGLSPNHMQVMMYGVYRLRAYGHSFNDALVFLPPANSDND from the coding sequence ATGATTTCGGAAGGGGGCTCCTTTATGCGGGGCATGCTGATAGGAGGTGCCTTTTGTCTAGTGATAACTCTTCTTGGACACATAAAGTTGGGCCATGAGTCGTCAGCCCCCCATGAACACCACCACATCCAGGCACCTAATAAGGAGGATGTCTTGAAGCTTTCTGATACAGAACGAATGGAGTTGAGCCAGAGCATGCGGGTCTACTGTATTATCCTGGTGAAACCAAAAGACCTGAGCCTGTGGGCCGCTGTCAGAACCACGTGGAGCAAGCACTGCGACCAGGCGGACTACTACAGCTCTGAACAGGTCAAAGTCTTTGAATCCATTTCTGTTGACAGCAGTGACATGTGGATTATGATGAGGAAAGCTATTCAGATTGCTTATGAGGAACATAAAGAGAACTATAACTGGTTCTTCATCGCTCAACCCTCCACCTTTGCCATCATTGAAAATTTAAAGTATTTTCTGTTAAAGAAAAATCCTTCGGAGCCTTTCTACATTGGGCATACTGTAAAAGATGGAGATTTAGATTACGCGGATTTAGCAGGTGGCATTGTGCTAAGTATCGGGTCAGTAAGCCGGCTAATCAGTATCATGAATGAACCCGATAAGTGTCCAGAAACTGGTGGCATAATATGGAAAGTTCCAGGAGATAAGCAGTTGGCCATGTGCCTGAAGTATAAAGGAGTGGTTGCGGAAAATGCTGAAGACTCTGAAGGCAAGAATGTCTTCAACACTAAATCTGTAGGGACTTTAATAAAAGAAGCCATGGCAAATGATCCTCAAAAAGTTGTCGAGGGCTGCTGTTCAGACATGGCGATCACATTCAGCGGACTGTCTcccaaccacatgcaggttatgATGTACGGTGTGTACAGGCTACGAGCCTATGGGCACAGCTTCAACGACGCCCTGGTGTTCTTACCACCCGCTAACTCTGACAATGACTGA